In Pelodictyon luteolum DSM 273, the genomic stretch GGAATGAGATCCATTTTTGCGTTTTCGAAGGCTATCGCCTGCTCCTCGAGCGCCTTTTTAGCTGCCTCAAGGTCGCGCACGTCGGTAATGACCGTATAAGTCTCGCCGCCGTCGTTGCTGAGGTCCTCGAGACCCGCCTCGAGCAGTGCTTCCATCAGCGCCTCTTCGCTGGCCGCCGACACGGGGACCTCAAGGCTTCCCTTGCGCTGGAACATCCAGCTCACACTGCCGCTTTCACCGAGAGAGCCGTTGTTGCGGCTCATGATGTGGCGTAGGTCGGCGACCGTCCTGTTGCGGTTGTCCGTCGCGGTCTCTATGATGAGGGCGATGCCTGCAGGGCCATATCCTTCATAGGTTATTTCGTCGTAGATGACCCCCTCAAGCTCGCCGGTTCCTTTCTTGACGGCCCGCTGGATGTTGTCCATCGGCATGGAGTTCGAGCGTGCCGTATCGATGGCAAGGCGCAGCCGGGGGTTGCCCGACGGATCCCCTCCGCCCATCTTGGCCGCTATGGTGATTTCCTTGACCAGCTTGGTGAACAGGCTCCCCCGTTTCTGGTCGGTGACCGCCTTTTTTCTCTTGATGGTCGCCCATTTACTGTGTCCTGACATAATGCAAACTGCTGTAGTGGTTGTTCCTGAAGACTGGTTCGGCCGCGGAGGGTATGCGCCCGCCTCTCGGATGGGCAGCCGGGGCGGCTTCTGGCGCCCGTCCTATGATAATAGATTTATTTTCTTTAAATAAAACCAAATCTGCCCGCTTACGTGCAAGTTAATCACTAGAAAAATCAATGACAAACCTGATGATCGCCTATCAGGGTGAGCCCGGGGCCTATAGTGAAATCGCCGCGCTCCGCCTTGGCCGACCCTATCCATGCAACTCCTTTGAGGAGGTGTTCTCGGCCGTCGAGGACCGCCGTGCGGATTTCGCAGTCATTCCCATGGAAAACTCGCTCGGGGGAAGCATCCACCGCAATTACGACCTCCTGCTCGAGCATCCGGTCGTGATTGCCGCCGAAACCTTCGTAAAAGTGGAGCACTGCCTGCTCGGCCTTCCGGGCTCGTCAGCCGAAACAGCCCGCCGGGTCCTTTCCCACCCGCAGGCACTGGCGCAGTGCAGGAACTTCTTCAAGACGCACCCGAACCTCCAGGAAGAGGTCGCCTACGATACCGCCGGCAGCGCCAAGCTTATTGCCGGAGAACAAGACCCCTCGAAACTGGCCATCGCCTCGAAACGGGCGGGCGAGCTCTACGGGCTTGAGATCCTGCAGGAAAATCTGGCCGATGAGGAGTGGAATATCACCCGCTTCTTCTGCATCACCCATGCCGAGCACCCGAAATCGCTCGAACACCTTGCTGGATACGAAACGGGCCAGTACAAGACATCCATCGCGTTCACGCTGCCGAACGAACAGGGTTCACTTTTCAAGGCGCTCGCCACGATGGCGCTGCGCGACATCGACCTCACGAAAATCGAGTCCCGACCATTCCGCAAGAAGGCCTTCGAGTACCTCTTCCATGTCGATGTCATCGGCCACCGCGACGACCCCGCCATAGAGCACGCCCTCTCGCACCTCCGGGAGTTCGCCACCATGGTCAGGGTGTTCGGCAGCTACGGGGTGGTGGAAGCATGAACGAGAGGCAGCTTGGCGTGTTCGACGACGGCGCAGGAATGGAGCTGCACGACCAGCCGGCAGCGGCTGCCGGAGCAAAACCCGATCTCTTCATCATCGACGGCATGGCCCTGCTCTACCGGGCCTACTTCGCACTTCTCCGTGCCGGCATGAAAACCCGGGACGGCAGGCCGACCGGAGCCCTGTACGGGTTCATGTCGACCCTGCTCAGGATATTCGAATCCTATCACCCGCGGTATCTGGCCGCCGCGTTTGACAGCCGGGAAAAGACCTTCCGCCATGACATTTTTCCCGAATACAAAGCAAACCGGACTGCACCTCCCGAAGAGATGACCGGCCAGATCGAACCGCTCTTCGAACTGCTCCGGGCGCTCGGCATTCCCATTCTCCGCACGCCGGGCTTTGAGGCCGATGATCTCATCGGCACGGCAGCAAAAGAGTTCGAAGATGCCTGCAGCATCTACATCGTCACCCCGGACAAGGACCTCGCCCAGCTGGTACACGATGGCGTCAAGCTCCTCAGGCCCTCAAAGAACCAGAATGAGCTGCAGCTGATGGGACCGCGGGAAGTAGAGGAGCAGTTCGGCGTCCCGCCGGAACAGTTCACAGCCTTCCTCACCCTCACCGGCGACACCTCCGACAACATCCCCGGAGCAGAGGGCATCGGCCCCAAAACCGCGACCTCGCTGCTCGCACGGTTCGGATCTCTGGAGGAAGTCTACCGCCATATCGAAGAACTCACGCCGAAAGTCAGGAAAAGCCTCGAAGCGTTCCGGCCCCGCCTCCAGCTCATTACCGATCTCGTCACCATCCGCACCGATCTGGCACTCCATGTCACCCTTGAAGAGCTTCGCTGTACCACTCCCGACCGGCATGAACTGCTCGAACTCCTCGGAAAGCTTGAGCTGAGGAGCATCGCATCGCGTCTCCCGGCAGCCTTCCCGGGTCTGGCCGTCGAATCACCGGCCGGAGATCCGGCCAGAACGGCAGGAGCGGAAAAAACTGCAGCCGAAACGGAGGAGCTCGGCGACCCGCGCCTTGGTGCAGACTACGGAATGATTGCGACAGAGGACCTTCTCCGGGAATTCGTCAGGGAGATGTTGCAGACCGATAAAATCGCCGTCGACACGGAAACCACCTCGCTCGACACCTTCGAGGCCGAACTTGCAGGCATTTCCATCTCGGCTGAACCGGCCAAAGCACGTTTTATTTCATTTGCAGGCACCGGACTCGACCGGGGGCGCTCAATCGAGATCCTGCGGCCGCTGCTCGAGAATCCGGCCATACCAAAAACCGGCCAGAACCTCAAATACGACATCCTCGTCCTGAAGAACTACGGCCTGGAACTCGGGCCCGTCGGCTTCGACACGATGCTGGCCAGCTACGTGCTCGACCCCGACGGCAAACACAACCTCGACGACATGGCCGCGCTGCACCTCCGGCTCAAAACCACAAAATATGACGAGCTCACCGGCACAGGAAAGAACAGGCTGCACATTTACGATGTCGAACCCGCAAAACTGACAGACTACGCCTGCCAGGACGCCGACCTCGCCCTGCAGCTTGAAGGGGCATTCACCAGAAACCTTGAAGCCGAACCCCGCCTCATGGAGCTTTGCCAAACGATCGAGTTCCCGCTCGTCAGTGTGCTCGCAAAGATGGAGCATCAGGGCATAAGCATCGACAGCAAGCACTTGGAGGAAACGTCGATGGCTGTCGGTCACCAGCTTGAATCGCTGAGGGAAACGATCCATGCCGCCGCAGGCACCGACTTCAACATCGATTCCCCGAAGCAGCTCTCCCACATCCTCTTCAACGTGCTTGGCCTTCCGACGAAAAAAACAACCAAAACGGGTTTCTCGACCAACGTGGAGGTGCTTGAGGAACTCGCTCCGCTTCACCCCGTAGTCAGTGATCTGCTTCTGTACCGAAGCCTCCAGAAGCTCAAGACCACCTACATCGATGCGCTCCCGAAGATGGTGAACCCCCGCACCGGCAGGGTGCACACATCCTTCAACCAGCACGTCACGGCCACCGGACGGCTCTCCTCGTCAAACCCGAACCTGCAGAACATCCCCATCCGAACCCCGCTGGGGCGCGAGATCCGCAAGGCGTTCATCCCCACAAACCCCGCGAACTGGCTCCTCTCGGCCGACTACTCCCAGATCGAGCTCCGCATCGCTGCAGAGATCTCCGGGGACCCGAAGCTCATCGAGGCATTCCGTAACGGCCTGGACATCCACGCCGAAACGGCAAGGGTCATTTTCGACACGGAAGACATCACCGCCGACATGCGCCGCAAGGCTAAGGAGGTCAACTTCGGCGTCCTCTACGGCATCCAGCCATTCGGACTCTCCAAGCGCCTGAACATTCCCAGAAACGAGGCCAGGGAGATCATCGACACCTACCGTGAGAAGTACCCCGGGCTCTTCAGCTCCCTTGAGGGAGTCATCGAAGAGGGCAGAAAGAACGGCTTCGTCACGACACTGCTCGGCCGCCGGCGGTACCTCAGAGACCTCACGAGCCGGAACTCAAATGTGCAGAAAGCCGCCGAGCGGGCTGCCATGAACACCCCAATCCAGGGCACCGCGGCCGACATCATCAAATGCGCCATGAATCTCTGCAGCCGACGGATCGATGCGGCTTCCATGCAGTCAGTCATGCTCCTTCAGGTACACGATGAACTGGTCTTTGAAACCACCGAAGATGAAAAAGAAGGCCTCAAGTCACTCGTCGAGGAAGCCATGATCGAGGCGGCGGCACTCTGCGGCCTGAAAAATGTCCCGGTCGCTGTCGATACCGGAATTGGGAAGAACTGGCTCGAAGCCCACTGAAGCGGGCGTTCATTTACCAGAAGAGGGCGTTCTGTTATACAGAAAAAAATTTTATATTCCAGAAAACGTGTTGTACATCCCGCTTGAAACACCGTATCCAGACACCGCATGTTCGTGAACAAACGGCCAAATGTCCCCAGGGGACACAGGAGAAACCTGCAGGCGTTCCAGCTGCGGGTACCGTCGTTCACCGATGCAGCTCTGGCGCTCTTCATCATATGCTGTGTTCTCTTCCCCTCTGCATCACTGCTCCACGCTGAAACCCCGGCTCCCGGAGGACTTCTGACGGGAACTGAGCTGATGATCGAACAGATGATCCGCCAGATGGACGGTACTGAACCGGCAGCAACGGGCTCGGGATCCACTGAACCTGAAGGCGAGGGATCGCCGTTCCTCGCATGCATCCCGAACATCCGTCCCGTCAACGGATCGGTGACCAGCGAGTTCGGGTACCGGAAACACCCGATCTACAAATCAAGAATGTTCCACTCGGGGGTTGATTTTTCAGCAACTGAAGGCTCCCGCGTTGAGGCCACAGGCAACGGCACCGTGATGTTTTCCGGATACGAGAAAGGCTACGGCCAGAAAGTGCTCATCAACCACGGGTTCGGCTTCATGACCGCCTACGCGCATCTCTCCAAGTCCCTGGTACGACAGGGACAGAAGATCCGCCGCGGTGAAGTCATTGCACTTTCGGGAAACACCGGCATCTCCACCGGCCCGCATCTCCACTATGAGGTCTACAAAGACCGCGTCAGGGTCGACCCGGCGGCTTACTTCTTCGATGCATCGAACCCTGACAGGTTCATCACCATACAGCAGCCTTCGGAGGACGGACCCGACTCAAACTCCTAACACGAACAACACAAAAGACTGAGTATGTACTGGAATCTGGATCTTGCCCGTTACATCGCTGATGCGCCATGGCCGGTGACGAAAGACGAACTGATCAATTATGCAAACAGAACCGGCGCCCCGCAGCAGGTCATAGACAATCTGCAGGACCTGCCCGAAAGTGACGAAATGTACGAGAGCATCGATGAAATCTGGCCCGACTACCCGACCGATGAAGACTTCTGTTACGGAGACGAAGAACTGCTCACCTAGGATGAAACGCCGCCCATCATTTTTTTTTTAGCCCGCCCCCCCTTTCTGACGGCGGCCGTATGCCTCATGACGCTCGTCATGCTGGCATCGGCCCGGAGTCCGCTTCACGCTGAAGCATCCAACTCCTCACCAGCTCCGGCTGAAACAGCGCCCTTTGTAGGAGAAGTGGACTTTACCGGCAACCGCGCCGTAAGCGACCAGGAACTGCAGCAGGTCATCATGACCACTCCGGAAAAATCACTTCTGGGCCTCGGCATCCTCGCCCGGAGACGGCATCCGTTCAACATGGAGGATTTTGAGAAGGATCTGACCCTCCTCAGAAAACTCTATACCTACAAAGGTTATTTTTTTGCCGAGCTCGATCCGCGATTCAGCTATAAAAGCGGCGGCAGGCAAGTCAACATCGACATCCATGTCAAGGAAAACGAACCGACAAGGATCGACTCCCTGGCCTACAGTGGAATCAGCGCAGCCCCCGATTCGCTCCGGAAGGAGTTCCTGCAGGGAAAAATCCTCCACACAGGCGATATTTTTTCCGTCGAGCGCCTCATTGACGAGCGGGACCGCAGCCTCTCCTTCTTCCGCGAACACGGCTACGCGTTCTTCAACGAAGACAGCCTCAGAATCAGGATCGACACCGTCGGAACCCGTGCTGGGGTCCTAATGCAGCTCAGCCTGCCCCGGCGCCTCCACTACGGAGGAGTGACTGCCGTCGTCCACACCCCCCTGCCGCGAAAATCCTCACAAGAAGGCAGAATCATTGCACGGGACTCCCTCAGCATAAGGATTGCCGGGGGGCAGAACATCTCGCCAATCCTCATCACCTCAGCAATCGACTTCCGACCAGGCATGCTCACACGCCAGAGCCGCGAGCAGAAAACCCTGCAGAACTTCGGCGCCACAAACATCTTCTCGTCGATCTACATCCAGCAGGACTCCGTGAAGAACGGCAAGCTTTACAACACCATCCATCTCGAACCGGCCCCCAAGCACCAGCTCGAACCGAAAATTCTGGCTGACAACCGCTATGGATCGCTTTTTCTCGGCGGTGCTCTGGCCTATGAGAACAAAAACCTCTTCGGTGGTGCCGAGCAGCTCCGCACCACTACGGAATACGGTACGCAGATCGGCTCGAGCAACACGCTGCTCAGCAACCTTGAGCCGGGCGACTACGATCCTGTGGTCCCCTATGAACTGCGGCTGAGAAATACCCTGCTCCTGCCGGTCCTTAAAAAGCCAGGCAACTTCTACAGTGCGTCGGCGGAATATTCCCAAAGCCGCCTGCCTGTCCTGCTCACTAACACCAATGCCCTCGTCAGGGGCAGCTACAGCGCCGCAAGCGGTGAAAAGGGACGCATCGATTTCGACTTCTTCGACATCGAGTGGGTAGAGAAAGACGACCTCAGGGGGTTTGAGAAACTGTTCAGAACTGATCTGGCCGACAACATCGGCATCGACCCCTCAAATGAAGCTGCTGTAAGCGCAGGGTTGGACAGCCTGCTCGACGCACATGTCAACCAGACCTTCCGCCTTCGCTACAACCATACCAACCGGGACCCCCTGCGGCCGGATAAAACGATCTGGAAAA encodes the following:
- a CDS encoding YebC/PmpR family DNA-binding transcriptional regulator is translated as MSGHSKWATIKRKKAVTDQKRGSLFTKLVKEITIAAKMGGGDPSGNPRLRLAIDTARSNSMPMDNIQRAVKKGTGELEGVIYDEITYEGYGPAGIALIIETATDNRNRTVADLRHIMSRNNGSLGESGSVSWMFQRKGSLEVPVSAASEEALMEALLEAGLEDLSNDGGETYTVITDVRDLEAAKKALEEQAIAFENAKMDLIPENYIELEAEDARKVIKLIDALEENDDVQAVYSNMEISESAMNSLED
- the pheA gene encoding prephenate dehydratase, encoding MTNLMIAYQGEPGAYSEIAALRLGRPYPCNSFEEVFSAVEDRRADFAVIPMENSLGGSIHRNYDLLLEHPVVIAAETFVKVEHCLLGLPGSSAETARRVLSHPQALAQCRNFFKTHPNLQEEVAYDTAGSAKLIAGEQDPSKLAIASKRAGELYGLEILQENLADEEWNITRFFCITHAEHPKSLEHLAGYETGQYKTSIAFTLPNEQGSLFKALATMALRDIDLTKIESRPFRKKAFEYLFHVDVIGHRDDPAIEHALSHLREFATMVRVFGSYGVVEA
- the polA gene encoding DNA polymerase I, with amino-acid sequence MNERQLGVFDDGAGMELHDQPAAAAGAKPDLFIIDGMALLYRAYFALLRAGMKTRDGRPTGALYGFMSTLLRIFESYHPRYLAAAFDSREKTFRHDIFPEYKANRTAPPEEMTGQIEPLFELLRALGIPILRTPGFEADDLIGTAAKEFEDACSIYIVTPDKDLAQLVHDGVKLLRPSKNQNELQLMGPREVEEQFGVPPEQFTAFLTLTGDTSDNIPGAEGIGPKTATSLLARFGSLEEVYRHIEELTPKVRKSLEAFRPRLQLITDLVTIRTDLALHVTLEELRCTTPDRHELLELLGKLELRSIASRLPAAFPGLAVESPAGDPARTAGAEKTAAETEELGDPRLGADYGMIATEDLLREFVREMLQTDKIAVDTETTSLDTFEAELAGISISAEPAKARFISFAGTGLDRGRSIEILRPLLENPAIPKTGQNLKYDILVLKNYGLELGPVGFDTMLASYVLDPDGKHNLDDMAALHLRLKTTKYDELTGTGKNRLHIYDVEPAKLTDYACQDADLALQLEGAFTRNLEAEPRLMELCQTIEFPLVSVLAKMEHQGISIDSKHLEETSMAVGHQLESLRETIHAAAGTDFNIDSPKQLSHILFNVLGLPTKKTTKTGFSTNVEVLEELAPLHPVVSDLLLYRSLQKLKTTYIDALPKMVNPRTGRVHTSFNQHVTATGRLSSSNPNLQNIPIRTPLGREIRKAFIPTNPANWLLSADYSQIELRIAAEISGDPKLIEAFRNGLDIHAETARVIFDTEDITADMRRKAKEVNFGVLYGIQPFGLSKRLNIPRNEAREIIDTYREKYPGLFSSLEGVIEEGRKNGFVTTLLGRRRYLRDLTSRNSNVQKAAERAAMNTPIQGTAADIIKCAMNLCSRRIDAASMQSVMLLQVHDELVFETTEDEKEGLKSLVEEAMIEAAALCGLKNVPVAVDTGIGKNWLEAH
- a CDS encoding M23 family metallopeptidase translates to MFVNKRPNVPRGHRRNLQAFQLRVPSFTDAALALFIICCVLFPSASLLHAETPAPGGLLTGTELMIEQMIRQMDGTEPAATGSGSTEPEGEGSPFLACIPNIRPVNGSVTSEFGYRKHPIYKSRMFHSGVDFSATEGSRVEATGNGTVMFSGYEKGYGQKVLINHGFGFMTAYAHLSKSLVRQGQKIRRGEVIALSGNTGISTGPHLHYEVYKDRVRVDPAAYFFDASNPDRFITIQQPSEDGPDSNS
- a CDS encoding DUF2795 domain-containing protein; translated protein: MYWNLDLARYIADAPWPVTKDELINYANRTGAPQQVIDNLQDLPESDEMYESIDEIWPDYPTDEDFCYGDEELLT
- a CDS encoding BamA/TamA family outer membrane protein: MTLVMLASARSPLHAEASNSSPAPAETAPFVGEVDFTGNRAVSDQELQQVIMTTPEKSLLGLGILARRRHPFNMEDFEKDLTLLRKLYTYKGYFFAELDPRFSYKSGGRQVNIDIHVKENEPTRIDSLAYSGISAAPDSLRKEFLQGKILHTGDIFSVERLIDERDRSLSFFREHGYAFFNEDSLRIRIDTVGTRAGVLMQLSLPRRLHYGGVTAVVHTPLPRKSSQEGRIIARDSLSIRIAGGQNISPILITSAIDFRPGMLTRQSREQKTLQNFGATNIFSSIYIQQDSVKNGKLYNTIHLEPAPKHQLEPKILADNRYGSLFLGGALAYENKNLFGGAEQLRTTTEYGTQIGSSNTLLSNLEPGDYDPVVPYELRLRNTLLLPVLKKPGNFYSASAEYSQSRLPVLLTNTNALVRGSYSAASGEKGRIDFDFFDIEWVEKDDLRGFEKLFRTDLADNIGIDPSNEAAVSAGLDSLLDAHVNQTFRLRYNHTNRDPLRPDKTIWKTNILLEHAGAIPWLIDEYIDTRPYNGFTDTDPQIFGTTYSQYVKADTRVTFDKRLTDKSRLAGKVDLGWMAPYGKAEDTPEERRFYSGGSNSMRGWLFNTLGPGNSSSEAVANFGADIKVELALEYRLKFFRLFGQESGVTAFSDLGNIWNRNGPYAFSLNSLTRDFAWDCGLGLRVGSPIGPFRFDFAWRLHDPAKADPWVFGNGGLTFNFGIGEAF